In Rhodobacter xanthinilyticus, a single window of DNA contains:
- a CDS encoding cryptochrome/photolyase family protein → MSALKPLIFWFRRDLRLHDHPGLAAAVATGRPIVPLFILDESFETLGAAPKWRLGAGLAAFAARLARAGAPLILRRGPARAVLEALIAETGAEAVFWSRLYDAPARARDTEIKSALKSAGIAAQSFPGFLLHEPLVIETKTGGPYKVYTPYWRAVRDRDPGAEAPEIHELRPASLDIQSDNLEDWRLGAAMNRGAAVLAKHARPGEAAALDRLAAFLVGPVEAYAERRDFPAEPATSRLSEHLTLGEISPRRIWHAGRARMIAGAPGAETFLKELVWREFAWHLFFHFPAMDRESWRPEWASFEWQGESPVAEAWRRGQTGEPFVDAALRELFATGFIHNRARMVAASYLTKHLRTDWRIGLAWFAECLIDWDPASNAMGWQWVAGSGPDAAPYFRIFNPDGQAEKFDPKGTYRRKFMYEATPVPSLAQDFLDAAPRAWGLAPGGARPRPLVGLAAGREAALAAYQAWRAGS, encoded by the coding sequence ATGTCCGCGCTCAAACCCCTGATTTTCTGGTTCCGCCGCGATCTGCGGCTCCATGATCACCCCGGCCTCGCGGCGGCGGTGGCGACGGGGCGGCCGATCGTGCCGCTGTTCATCCTCGACGAGAGCTTCGAGACGCTCGGCGCGGCGCCGAAATGGCGCCTCGGCGCGGGGCTTGCGGCCTTTGCCGCGCGTCTGGCCCGGGCCGGCGCGCCCCTGATCTTGCGCCGCGGCCCCGCGCGCGCGGTGCTCGAGGCGCTGATCGCCGAGACCGGCGCCGAGGCGGTGTTCTGGTCGCGCCTCTATGACGCCCCCGCCCGCGCGCGCGACACCGAGATCAAATCGGCGCTGAAATCGGCCGGGATCGCGGCGCAGAGCTTTCCGGGCTTTCTCCTCCATGAGCCCCTGGTGATCGAGACGAAAACCGGCGGGCCCTACAAGGTCTACACCCCGTATTGGCGCGCGGTGCGCGACCGCGACCCGGGCGCCGAGGCCCCGGAAATACATGAACTTCGCCCCGCAAGCCTCGATATTCAAAGCGATAATCTTGAGGATTGGCGCCTCGGCGCGGCGATGAACCGCGGCGCCGCGGTGCTTGCCAAACATGCCCGCCCGGGCGAGGCGGCCGCGCTCGATCGCCTCGCGGCCTTCCTCGTCGGCCCGGTCGAGGCCTATGCCGAGCGGCGCGATTTCCCCGCCGAGCCCGCCACCTCGCGCCTCTCCGAGCACCTCACGCTGGGCGAGATCAGCCCGCGGCGCATCTGGCACGCGGGCCGCGCCCGGATGATCGCGGGAGCCCCCGGCGCCGAGACCTTCCTCAAGGAGCTCGTCTGGCGCGAATTCGCCTGGCACCTGTTTTTCCACTTCCCCGCGATGGATCGCGAGAGTTGGCGCCCGGAGTGGGCGAGCTTCGAATGGCAGGGCGAGAGCCCCGTGGCGGAGGCCTGGCGGCGCGGCCAGACGGGCGAGCCCTTCGTCGACGCGGCGCTGCGCGAGCTCTTCGCCACCGGGTTCATCCACAACCGCGCACGGATGGTCGCGGCCTCCTACCTGACCAAACATCTGCGCACCGATTGGCGGATCGGGCTGGCGTGGTTTGCCGAGTGTCTGATCGACTGGGATCCGGCTTCGAATGCGATGGGCTGGCAATGGGTGGCGGGCTCGGGGCCCGATGCGGCGCCCTATTTCCGCATCTTCAACCCGGACGGGCAGGCGGAAAAGTTCGATCCGAAAGGCACTTACCGGCGGAAGTTCATGTATGAGGCGACGCCCGTGCCGAGCCTCGCGCAAGATTTCCTCGACGCTGCGCCGCGCGCCTGGGGGCTCGCGCCCGGGGGGGCGCGCCCGCGCCCGCTTGTCGGGCTCGCCGCCGGTCGCGAGGCGGCGCTGGCCGCCTATCAGGCCTGGCGCGCGGGGTCCTGA
- a CDS encoding TrgA family protein, producing MERMRVRSTVAELPTMAKLVGGFALSAVAALMASRLEPYLPPGTRATGLIGVSAIGGMWVGWRVIGRARGRGWGAQFGIGTQAALLSLGSILLYLGALQTLRKLLILRYDGPGEALGGLVLEAAQIGVAVLQLDVLATLFIGGVLGAMLAEAAARRFP from the coding sequence ATGGAACGGATGCGCGTGCGCAGCACGGTTGCCGAGCTGCCGACGATGGCGAAATTGGTGGGCGGCTTTGCGCTCAGCGCGGTGGCGGCGCTGATGGCGAGCCGGCTCGAACCCTATCTGCCGCCCGGCACCCGCGCGACCGGGCTCATCGGGGTCTCCGCGATCGGCGGCATGTGGGTCGGCTGGCGGGTCATCGGGCGGGCGCGCGGCCGCGGCTGGGGGGCGCAATTCGGCATCGGCACGCAGGCGGCGCTGCTCTCGCTTGGCAGCATCCTGCTCTATCTCGGCGCGCTGCAAACGCTGCGCAAGCTGTTGATCTTGCGCTATGATGGCCCGGGCGAGGCGCTCGGCGGGCTGGTTCTCGAGGCCGCGCAGATCGGCGTCGCGGTCTTGCAGCTCGATGTTCTGGCAACGCTCTTTATCGGCGGGGTGCTCGGCGCTATGCTGGCCGAGGCCGCTGCGCGCCGCTTCCCCTGA
- a CDS encoding NUDIX domain-containing protein encodes MTDQYFFYGTLRDEALLARVLGRAPRARAAAIAGHAVRAARVGGRAQGFPVLVAEAGARAEGVLVSVSPAEAARLDYYEAGYSRKICPVETAAGGLRAQVYLPQAGRWQAGELFDFAAWQARWGALARETAADFMAGFGHIPAEQALARYPSLLVRAASRLRARGEAFGPETAPETAAPEAPRAPALRHAPAPGDVVVEAMTPAYARFFAVEEYRLRHRKFGGAMTEPLERAAFVSADATVVLPYDPLRDRVLLVEQFRAGPFARGDRNPWSLETIAGRIDPGERPEDAARREAGEEAGLTLGRLIAAPNFYPSPGAKTEYIYSFIALCDLPEGAARPGGVAEEGEDIRPHLLSFDELMARMSAGEFENGPLIVLTLWLSRLRPGLRAEAFAAGAG; translated from the coding sequence TTGACCGATCAGTATTTCTTTTACGGAACCCTGCGCGATGAGGCGCTTCTCGCGCGCGTCTTGGGCCGCGCCCCGCGGGCCCGCGCGGCCGCGATCGCGGGCCATGCGGTGCGCGCGGCGCGGGTCGGCGGGCGCGCGCAGGGCTTTCCGGTGCTGGTGGCCGAGGCGGGCGCGCGCGCCGAAGGCGTGCTCGTCAGCGTGAGCCCGGCCGAGGCGGCGCGGCTCGATTATTACGAGGCGGGTTACAGCCGCAAGATCTGCCCGGTGGAGACGGCGGCGGGCGGGCTGCGTGCGCAGGTCTATCTGCCGCAGGCGGGCCGCTGGCAGGCGGGCGAGCTCTTCGATTTCGCCGCCTGGCAGGCGCGCTGGGGCGCGCTTGCGCGCGAAACGGCGGCGGATTTCATGGCGGGCTTTGGGCATATCCCGGCCGAGCAGGCGCTGGCGCGCTATCCGAGCCTTCTGGTGCGCGCCGCCTCGCGGCTGCGCGCGCGCGGCGAGGCCTTCGGCCCCGAAACCGCCCCCGAAACCGCCGCCCCCGAGGCCCCGCGCGCCCCCGCGCTGCGCCACGCGCCCGCGCCCGGCGATGTCGTCGTCGAGGCGATGACCCCGGCCTATGCGCGGTTTTTCGCGGTCGAGGAATATCGTCTGCGGCATCGCAAATTCGGCGGCGCGATGACCGAACCGCTCGAGCGCGCGGCCTTTGTCTCGGCCGATGCGACGGTGGTTCTGCCTTATGATCCGCTGCGCGACCGGGTGCTTCTGGTCGAGCAATTCCGCGCCGGCCCCTTCGCGCGGGGCGATCGCAACCCCTGGTCGCTCGAGACGATCGCGGGGCGGATCGACCCGGGCGAGCGCCCCGAAGACGCCGCGCGGCGTGAGGCGGGCGAGGAGGCGGGGCTCACGCTCGGGCGGCTGATCGCGGCGCCGAATTTCTACCCCTCGCCTGGGGCGAAGACCGAATATATCTATAGTTTCATAGCCTTGTGCGATCTGCCCGAGGGCGCGGCGCGCCCCGGCGGGGTCGCGGAGGAGGGCGAGGATATCCGCCCGCATCTGCTCTCCTTTGACGAGCTGATGGCGCGGATGAGTGCGGGCGAGTTCGAGAACGGCCCGCTGATCGTGCTGACGCTCTGGCTGTCGCGGCTTCGGCCGGGGCTGCGCGCGGAGGCTTTCGCGGCGGGCGCGGGCTGA
- a CDS encoding cysteine synthase A: MRISKDLAAAVGNTPLIRLKKASEITGCEILGKAEFMNPGQSVKDRAALFIIRDAIARGALKPGGTIVEGTAGNTGIGLALVGASMGFRTVIVIPETQSQEKKDMLRLAGAELVQVPAAPYSNPNNYVRYSGRLAEALAKTDPNGVIWANQFDNIANRQAHIETTGPEIWEQTGGKVDGFVCSVGSGGTFAGTGLALQPKGVKIALADPDGAALHSFYTRGELAASGSSITEGIGQGRITANLEGFTPDMSFNVPDAEALPIVFDLLSEEGLCLGGSSGVNVAGAIRMAREMGPGHTIVTILCDYGNRYQSKLFNPEFLKAKGLPVPGWLDGPGRTVPEVFTE; the protein is encoded by the coding sequence ATGCGTATCAGCAAGGATTTGGCCGCCGCCGTGGGCAACACCCCGTTGATCCGGCTCAAGAAAGCCTCGGAGATCACCGGCTGCGAGATCCTCGGCAAGGCCGAGTTCATGAACCCCGGCCAATCGGTCAAGGACCGCGCGGCGCTCTTCATCATCCGCGATGCGATCGCGCGCGGCGCGCTCAAGCCCGGCGGCACGATCGTCGAGGGCACGGCGGGCAACACCGGCATCGGGCTTGCGCTGGTCGGCGCCTCGATGGGCTTTCGCACGGTGATCGTGATCCCGGAAACGCAAAGCCAGGAAAAGAAGGACATGCTGCGGCTGGCGGGCGCCGAGCTCGTGCAGGTGCCCGCGGCGCCTTACTCGAACCCGAACAATTACGTCCGCTATTCCGGCCGGCTGGCCGAGGCGCTCGCCAAGACCGACCCGAACGGCGTGATCTGGGCCAATCAGTTCGACAATATCGCCAACCGTCAGGCCCATATCGAGACCACCGGCCCCGAGATCTGGGAGCAGACGGGCGGCAAGGTCGATGGCTTCGTCTGCTCGGTGGGCTCGGGCGGCACCTTCGCGGGCACGGGGCTCGCGCTGCAACCCAAGGGCGTGAAGATCGCGCTTGCCGACCCGGACGGCGCGGCGCTGCACAGCTTCTACACCAGGGGCGAGCTCGCCGCCTCCGGCTCCTCGATCACCGAGGGCATCGGCCAGGGCCGGATCACCGCCAACCTCGAGGGCTTCACCCCCGACATGAGCTTCAACGTGCCCGATGCCGAGGCGCTGCCGATCGTCTTCGATCTGCTCTCCGAGGAGGGGCTGTGCCTTGGCGGCTCGTCGGGCGTGAACGTCGCCGGCGCGATCCGCATGGCGCGCGAGATGGGCCCGGGCCATACCATCGTCACCATCCTGTGCGATTACGGCAACCGCTATCAATCCAAACTCTTCAACCCCGAGTTCCTCAAGGCCAAGGGCCTGCCGGTTCCGGGCTGGCTCGACGGGCCGGGCCGCACGGTGCCGGAGGTCTTCACCGAATGA
- a CDS encoding DUF3772 domain-containing protein has translation MIARLARALCLTLALLVVVAAGPGFAEDAPDYKAWEKQAAAVQEAIGAAKISDEKLSDLRAEMVKWRNTFTEAQGTNADQIATVKGQIAALGPAPAEGASEDPAIAKRRAELTETLSTLQAPDLAASEASSRADGLIRTIDKIVRERQADKLLRLSPSPLNPINWTAGASLIRWMGAWIYDETIWRFTRPINWETLRNNAPLIAVLLVIAGVLVLRGSRWLSGIAGWAVKKTAMRGYRLILGIVSLGEILLPVVGAVMLTTAAINTAFFGPILTQFIEMAPGLFFVILLSWWIGRRIFPAQVEGRAGFGLSDQARAEGRFHALLMGVAVALQQLLTEWITPRAQDFLGGSGTLAADKAAEVAARADAAIAVLAAPLLVFAALMLFRMGQLLRRGATHGGATDQDTAFRDSLMRWLGSAAIAVAVVAPALGAIGYVSAADALLWPAIVTLGVLGLVTILQGFIAEFYIVITRSDESRREALVPVLAGFVLTLAALPVLALVWGARPEDLLELWTRFRAGFSMGGVQISPAVFLTFAVIFAAGYTATRLMQAALKNSILPKTTIDKGGQNAIVSGVGYVGIFAAAVLAISAAGIDLSSLAIVAGALSVGIGFGLQNIVQNFVSGIILLIERPISEGDWIEVGGQQGVVRAISVRSTIIETFDRTDVIVPNADLVSGQVTNWTRGNKMGRLILPVGVAYGSDTRRVEQILLEIAQGHPLVMLSPEPFVLFTTFGADSLNFEIRAILSDVNFKARVLSEMNHTIAARFAAEGIEIPFAQRDIWLRNPEALGRARPNPASPVAPHAPAAPPEPPAHAGQPLTPEERLLLSDNDGAEDGDAR, from the coding sequence ATGATCGCGCGCCTCGCCCGGGCTCTGTGCCTCACGCTCGCGCTTCTCGTTGTCGTCGCGGCGGGCCCCGGCTTTGCCGAGGATGCGCCCGATTACAAAGCCTGGGAAAAGCAGGCCGCCGCCGTGCAGGAGGCGATCGGCGCAGCGAAGATCTCGGATGAGAAACTCTCCGATCTGCGCGCCGAGATGGTGAAATGGCGCAACACCTTCACCGAGGCGCAGGGCACCAACGCCGACCAGATCGCCACCGTGAAGGGCCAGATCGCCGCGCTCGGCCCCGCGCCCGCCGAAGGTGCGAGCGAGGACCCCGCGATCGCGAAGCGCCGCGCCGAGCTCACCGAGACGCTCTCGACGCTGCAAGCCCCCGATCTGGCCGCGAGCGAGGCCTCGAGCCGCGCCGACGGGCTCATTCGCACCATCGACAAGATCGTGCGCGAGCGGCAGGCCGACAAGCTCCTGCGGCTCTCGCCCTCGCCCCTGAACCCGATCAACTGGACCGCGGGCGCCTCGCTCATCCGCTGGATGGGGGCGTGGATCTACGACGAGACGATCTGGCGCTTCACCCGGCCGATCAACTGGGAAACGCTGCGGAACAACGCGCCCCTGATCGCGGTGCTGCTGGTGATCGCGGGGGTGCTGGTCTTGCGCGGCTCGCGGTGGCTTTCCGGGATCGCGGGCTGGGCGGTCAAGAAAACCGCGATGCGCGGCTATCGGCTGATCCTCGGGATCGTGTCGCTGGGCGAGATCTTGCTGCCGGTGGTGGGCGCGGTGATGCTGACCACGGCGGCGATCAACACCGCCTTCTTCGGGCCGATCCTGACGCAATTCATCGAGATGGCGCCGGGGCTCTTCTTCGTGATCTTGCTCAGCTGGTGGATCGGGCGGCGGATCTTTCCGGCGCAGGTCGAGGGGCGGGCGGGCTTTGGCCTGAGCGATCAGGCCCGCGCCGAGGGCCGCTTCCATGCGCTCCTGATGGGCGTCGCGGTGGCGCTGCAACAGCTTCTCACCGAATGGATCACCCCGCGCGCGCAGGATTTCCTCGGCGGCTCGGGCACGCTCGCGGCCGACAAGGCCGCCGAGGTCGCCGCCCGCGCCGATGCCGCAATCGCGGTGCTGGCCGCGCCGCTTCTGGTCTTCGCTGCGCTGATGCTGTTCCGCATGGGCCAGCTTCTGCGCCGCGGCGCCACCCATGGCGGCGCCACCGATCAAGACACCGCCTTCCGCGACAGCCTGATGCGCTGGCTCGGCTCGGCCGCGATCGCGGTGGCGGTCGTGGCCCCCGCGCTCGGCGCGATCGGCTATGTCTCGGCGGCCGATGCGCTCTTGTGGCCCGCGATCGTGACGCTTGGCGTGCTTGGCCTCGTGACGATCCTGCAAGGCTTCATCGCAGAATTCTACATCGTCATCACCCGCTCCGATGAAAGCCGGCGCGAGGCGCTGGTGCCGGTGCTGGCGGGGTTCGTGCTGACGCTGGCGGCGCTGCCGGTGCTGGCGCTGGTCTGGGGCGCGCGGCCCGAGGATCTGCTCGAACTCTGGACCCGCTTCCGCGCGGGCTTCTCGATGGGCGGGGTGCAGATCTCGCCCGCGGTGTTCCTGACCTTCGCGGTGATCTTTGCCGCCGGCTATACCGCCACGCGGCTGATGCAGGCGGCGCTGAAGAACTCGATCCTGCCGAAGACCACGATCGACAAGGGCGGCCAGAATGCGATCGTCTCGGGCGTCGGCTATGTCGGCATCTTCGCCGCCGCCGTGCTGGCGATCTCGGCCGCGGGGATCGACCTCAGCTCGCTCGCCATCGTCGCCGGCGCGCTCTCGGTGGGCATCGGCTTTGGCCTGCAAAACATCGTGCAGAACTTCGTCTCCGGGATCATCTTGCTGATCGAACGGCCGATCTCCGAGGGCGACTGGATCGAGGTCGGCGGCCAACAGGGCGTGGTGCGCGCGATCTCGGTGCGCTCGACGATCATCGAAACCTTCGACCGCACCGATGTGATCGTGCCCAACGCCGATCTGGTCTCGGGGCAGGTGACGAACTGGACGCGCGGCAACAAGATGGGCCGGCTGATCTTGCCGGTGGGCGTGGCCTATGGCTCCGATACCCGGCGGGTGGAGCAGATCCTGCTCGAGATCGCCCAAGGCCACCCGCTCGTCATGCTCTCGCCCGAGCCCTTCGTGCTCTTCACCACCTTCGGCGCCGACAGCCTGAATTTCGAAATCCGCGCGATCCTGTCGGATGTGAATTTCAAGGCCCGCGTGCTGTCGGAAATGAACCATACGATCGCCGCGCGCTTCGCCGCCGAAGGGATCGAGATCCCCTTCGCACAGCGCGACATCTGGCTGCGCAACCCCGAGGCGCTCGGGCGCGCCCGTCCGAATCCCGCAAGCCCCGTCGCCCCGCACGCGCCCGCCGCCCCGCCCGAGCCGCCCGCCCATGCCGGTCAGCCGCTTACCCCCGAGGAGCGGCTGCTGCTCTCCGACAACGATGGCGCCGAGGACGGCGACGCGCGCTGA
- a CDS encoding AI-2E family transporter: MQARFVLISLAIAIILFSLTSEAINAIARLHIGPVRVPNWLASLAALVLIASGLFTASAVLLAQANEVVTMILAYAGPAQKAIAGLFGWMGADVEAAVLASIQQVELAGYLSALASQASSLLSAAVLITLFVGFLFAERVFFQAKLESLMGEPERAHNVARTVGRIMRRVNHYLLVKAAVSVVTGAAVYGVFKTGGYELALPVAVLTFALNFIPSIGSIIATVIAGLAVYVLTQDAADATGVFAVCGALQFVIGNVIDPMLMGRALRLSSFGIIISLAFWGAVWGLPGMFLAVPIMVALMIICAQSETLRPLAVMLSREGLPDDPPAQG; the protein is encoded by the coding sequence GTGCAGGCACGCTTCGTGCTGATCTCGCTCGCCATCGCGATCATCCTGTTCTCGCTGACCTCCGAGGCAATCAACGCGATCGCGCGGCTCCATATCGGGCCGGTGCGGGTGCCCAACTGGCTGGCCTCGCTCGCGGCGCTGGTGCTGATCGCCTCGGGGCTCTTCACCGCCTCCGCGGTGCTCTTGGCGCAGGCCAATGAGGTGGTCACGATGATCCTCGCCTATGCCGGCCCCGCCCAGAAAGCGATCGCGGGGCTCTTTGGCTGGATGGGCGCCGATGTCGAGGCCGCGGTGCTCGCCTCGATCCAGCAAGTCGAACTCGCAGGCTATCTCTCCGCGCTCGCCAGCCAGGCCTCGAGCCTGCTCTCCGCGGCGGTGCTGATCACGCTTTTCGTGGGCTTTCTCTTTGCCGAGCGGGTGTTCTTCCAGGCGAAACTCGAGAGCCTGATGGGCGAGCCCGAGCGCGCCCATAACGTCGCGCGCACGGTGGGTCGGATCATGCGCCGGGTGAACCACTACCTGCTGGTGAAGGCGGCGGTGTCGGTGGTCACCGGCGCGGCCGTCTACGGCGTCTTCAAGACCGGCGGCTATGAGCTCGCGCTGCCCGTCGCGGTGCTGACCTTCGCGCTCAATTTCATCCCCTCGATCGGCTCGATCATCGCGACGGTGATCGCGGGGCTTGCGGTCTATGTGCTGACCCAGGATGCGGCGGATGCGACCGGCGTCTTCGCGGTCTGCGGGGCGCTGCAATTCGTGATCGGCAATGTCATCGACCCGATGCTGATGGGGCGCGCGCTCCGGCTCTCGAGCTTCGGGATCATCATCTCGCTGGCCTTCTGGGGCGCGGTCTGGGGCCTGCCCGGCATGTTCCTCGCGGTGCCGATCATGGTCGCGCTGATGATCATCTGCGCGCAATCGGAAACCCTGCGCCCGCTTGCGGTGATGCTCTCGCGCGAGGGGCTCCCCGACGATCCGCCCGCGCAAGGGTGA
- the istB gene encoding IS21-like element helper ATPase IstB produces the protein MSEAPKILLAHHLKTLKLPTFLREHEKVARQCAAEGLDHVQFLSRLVELELIDRERRMVERRIKAAKFPATKSLDSFDFKAIPKLNKMQVLELARCEWIERRENVIALGPSGTGKTHIALGLGLAACQKGMSVSFTTAAALVNELMEARDERRLLRVQKQMAAVKLLIIDELGFVPLSKTGAELLFEMISQRYERGATLITSNLPFDEWTETFGTERLTGALLDRLTHHVNILEMNGESYRLAQSRARKTGDNT, from the coding sequence ATGAGCGAGGCTCCGAAGATCCTGCTTGCCCACCATCTGAAGACGCTGAAGCTGCCCACCTTCCTGCGGGAACACGAGAAGGTTGCGCGCCAATGCGCCGCCGAAGGGTTGGACCATGTCCAATTCCTGTCGCGCCTCGTTGAACTGGAACTCATTGACCGCGAGCGGCGGATGGTCGAGCGCCGCATCAAGGCTGCGAAGTTCCCGGCCACCAAAAGCCTCGACAGCTTCGACTTCAAGGCGATCCCGAAGCTGAACAAGATGCAGGTGCTGGAACTGGCGCGCTGCGAATGGATCGAACGGCGTGAGAACGTGATCGCCCTTGGCCCCAGCGGAACCGGCAAGACCCACATTGCCTTGGGCCTCGGGTTGGCGGCCTGCCAGAAGGGCATGTCTGTCAGCTTCACCACCGCCGCCGCGCTGGTCAACGAGCTGATGGAGGCGCGAGACGAACGTCGGCTGCTGCGCGTCCAGAAGCAGATGGCTGCCGTCAAGCTGCTGATCATCGACGAGCTCGGGTTCGTGCCCCTGTCAAAGACCGGCGCCGAGCTGCTTTTTGAGATGATCTCCCAGCGCTACGAGCGCGGTGCCACGCTGATCACCAGCAATCTGCCCTTCGATGAATGGACCGAGACCTTCGGCACCGAGCGGCTGACCGGCGCGCTCCTCGACCGGTTGACCCACCACGTCAACATCCTCGAGATGAACGGCGAAAGCTATCGCCTCGCGCAAAGTCGCGCGCGCAAGACCGGCGACAACACCTGA
- the istA gene encoding IS21 family transposase — MELYKKVRLACAEGMSARAAAKHFNISRGTVEKMLAFSVPPGYRRDKPIRRPKLDGFTEFIDAWLEADKAVHRKQRHTAKRIWERLQAEHGFTGGYTIVKDYVRERERRTREMFVPLAHPPGHAQADFGEAVVVIAGVEQKAHFFVIDLPHSDAYFVRAYPAATAEAWIDGHVRAFAFFGGVPQSVLYDNDRCLVSKIQPDGTRIRATLFSGLQSHYLFRDRYGRPGKGNDKGAVEGMVGYARRNHMVPIPHFASWDAFNADLEGQCCARLTRILRGHKETIGERLQRDLAAMRPLPTAPFDACDQASGRVSSQSLVRYDTNDYSVPVAYGHQDVWIRGYVDEVVIGCRGEVIARHPRCYDREDMIFDPVHYLPLIERKINALDQAAPLAEWDLPEEFQTLRRLMEARMLKMGRREYVQVLRLLETFGMDDLHAAVKKALKLGAVGFDAVKHLVLCQVEKRPPRLDLDVYPYLPRANVETTRAASYMALMSEAAE, encoded by the coding sequence GTGGAACTTTACAAGAAGGTTCGCTTGGCGTGTGCCGAGGGCATGAGCGCGCGGGCGGCGGCGAAGCATTTCAACATTTCGCGCGGGACGGTTGAGAAGATGTTGGCCTTCTCGGTGCCGCCTGGCTACCGGCGGGACAAGCCGATCAGGCGGCCGAAGCTGGACGGGTTCACCGAGTTCATTGACGCCTGGCTTGAAGCCGACAAGGCGGTGCATCGCAAGCAGCGTCATACGGCCAAGCGGATATGGGAACGGCTTCAGGCCGAGCATGGCTTCACCGGCGGCTATACGATCGTCAAGGATTACGTGCGTGAGCGTGAGCGGCGGACACGGGAGATGTTCGTGCCACTGGCCCATCCGCCGGGCCATGCTCAGGCCGATTTTGGCGAAGCGGTCGTCGTCATCGCCGGTGTCGAGCAGAAGGCGCATTTCTTTGTCATCGACCTGCCGCACAGCGATGCCTATTTCGTCCGGGCCTATCCGGCGGCGACGGCGGAGGCCTGGATAGACGGGCATGTCCGCGCCTTTGCCTTCTTCGGCGGGGTGCCGCAGTCGGTGCTCTACGATAACGACCGCTGCCTGGTCTCGAAGATCCAGCCAGATGGCACGCGCATCCGCGCCACGCTGTTCAGCGGCTTGCAGTCGCATTACCTGTTTCGGGATCGCTATGGTCGGCCCGGGAAGGGGAACGACAAGGGCGCTGTCGAGGGGATGGTCGGCTACGCCCGCCGCAACCACATGGTGCCGATCCCCCACTTTGCCAGTTGGGACGCCTTCAACGCCGACCTTGAAGGGCAGTGCTGCGCACGCCTCACGCGCATTCTTCGGGGTCACAAGGAGACGATCGGCGAGAGGCTGCAGCGCGATCTGGCGGCGATGCGCCCATTGCCTACTGCCCCGTTCGACGCCTGCGACCAAGCGAGCGGCAGGGTCAGCTCGCAGTCGCTCGTGCGCTATGACACCAACGATTACTCGGTCCCGGTCGCCTATGGCCATCAGGATGTCTGGATCCGCGGCTATGTCGATGAGGTCGTGATCGGCTGTCGCGGGGAGGTGATCGCCCGACACCCGCGCTGTTACGATCGCGAGGACATGATCTTCGACCCGGTTCACTACCTCCCGCTGATCGAGCGCAAGATCAATGCCTTGGACCAGGCTGCGCCTCTGGCGGAATGGGACCTGCCCGAAGAGTTCCAGACTTTGCGCCGCCTGATGGAGGCGCGCATGCTCAAGATGGGGCGCCGCGAGTATGTGCAGGTGCTGCGGCTGCTTGAGACCTTTGGCATGGATGACCTGCATGCCGCCGTGAAGAAGGCCCTGAAGCTGGGCGCGGTCGGCTTTGACGCCGTGAAGCACCTCGTGCTTTGCCAGGTCGAGAAGCGCCCCCCAAGGCTTGATCTCGATGTCTACCCCTACCTGCCGCGGGCGAACGTCGAGACGACGCGTGCGGCCAGCTACATGGCCTTGATGTCGGAGGCGGCGGAATGA